One Echeneis naucrates chromosome 1, fEcheNa1.1, whole genome shotgun sequence DNA segment encodes these proteins:
- the npb gene encoding neuropeptide B, with the protein MERSVRFAVVCVGVSLLISCHPVEAWYKQSTGPSYYSVGRASGLLSGIRRSPYVRRSDSEETLMDSSETAGNNVITETNRQVSILKSMAICVKDISPNLKSCELLRDGTGTFQCKADVFLTLDSLDCLST; encoded by the exons ATGGAGAGGTCGGTCCGGTTTGCCGTGGTGTGCGTCGGAGTGTCTCTGCTGATCTCCTGCCACCCGGTGGAAGCCTGGTACAAGCAGTCGACCGGGCCCAGTTACTACTCAGTGGGACGCGCCTCCGGGCTGCTGTCCGGCATCCGGAGGTCACCGTACGTCCGGAGGTCCGATTCCGAGGAGACGCTGATGGACAGCAGCGAGACAGCAGGTAACAACGTGatcacagagaccaacagacaGGTCTCCATCCTCAAAAGCATG GCCATCTGCGTGAAGGACATCTCTCCAAACCTGAAGAGCTGCGAGCTGCTGCGGGACGGGACGGGCACCTTCCAGTGCAAGGCGGACGTCTTCCTGACCCTGGACTCCCTGGACTGCCTGTCCACTTAA